A region of Nevskiales bacterium DNA encodes the following proteins:
- a CDS encoding metallophosphoesterase, translating to MARLSILAVFMVILAGCGGSGAGAGGSSQAAQFVAFGDAGTGSERQIAVGKAMAEVCAARGCDFALELGDNFYASGVTSVDDAQFQQKFEIPYEQLKLPIYVTLGNHDNSRGPGEGSDNARGEYQVEYHYLAGRASDKWRMPSRYYSFTWPASGTPLVEFFSLDSNPLTAIVADPDPQWNPLAYGAEQTEWLSDGLQKSRARWKVAFAHHPYLSNGLHGNAGNYDGVPEALPVTTNGSPYKAMLNATLCQHADLMIAGHDHDLQWLKPVERCPRVQHFVSGAAEGPRPFGDANRNAAYWQQDNTLGFFWFRIENDRFTAAAYALDANMQLPKDAQGRPVPVFEQTLPKPR from the coding sequence ATGGCTCGTCTTTCCATACTTGCTGTCTTCATGGTCATCCTGGCCGGCTGCGGCGGCTCAGGTGCCGGCGCCGGCGGGAGCAGCCAGGCCGCGCAGTTCGTGGCCTTCGGCGATGCCGGCACCGGCTCGGAACGGCAGATCGCCGTCGGCAAGGCCATGGCCGAAGTCTGCGCCGCGCGCGGCTGCGACTTTGCGCTGGAGCTGGGCGACAACTTCTATGCCTCGGGCGTGACCAGCGTGGACGACGCGCAGTTCCAGCAGAAATTCGAGATCCCCTACGAGCAGCTCAAGCTGCCGATCTACGTCACGCTCGGCAACCATGACAACAGCCGTGGGCCGGGCGAGGGCTCGGACAACGCGCGCGGCGAATACCAGGTGGAATACCACTACCTTGCCGGGCGCGCGTCGGACAAATGGCGCATGCCGTCGCGCTACTATAGCTTCACCTGGCCGGCCTCCGGCACGCCGCTGGTGGAGTTCTTCAGCCTGGATTCGAACCCGCTGACCGCGATCGTTGCAGACCCCGACCCGCAGTGGAACCCGCTCGCCTATGGCGCCGAGCAAACCGAGTGGCTCAGCGACGGGCTGCAGAAATCCAGGGCGCGCTGGAAGGTCGCCTTCGCGCATCATCCCTACCTGTCCAACGGCCTGCATGGCAATGCCGGAAACTACGACGGCGTACCCGAGGCGCTGCCCGTGACCACCAACGGCAGCCCCTACAAGGCCATGCTGAATGCCACGCTGTGCCAGCACGCCGACCTGATGATCGCCGGGCATGACCATGACCTGCAGTGGCTCAAGCCGGTGGAGCGCTGCCCCAGGGTGCAGCATTTCGTGTCCGGCGCGGCCGAGGGCCCGCGCCCCTTCGGGGATGCCAACCGCAACGCTGCCTACTGGCAGCAGGACAACACGCTGGGCTTCTTCTGGTTCCGGATCGAGAACGACCGCTTCACCGCAGCCGCCTACGCACTGGATGCGAACATGCAGCTGCCGAAGGATGCGCAGGGCCGGCCGGTGCCGGTTTTCGAGCAGACGCTACCGAAACCGCGCTAG